A single Phragmites australis chromosome 4, lpPhrAust1.1, whole genome shotgun sequence DNA region contains:
- the LOC133914210 gene encoding transcription factor NAI1-like isoform X1 — translation MDLSLADCHTVLPVLAVAVSGKMEDSSMFMQWAMSTLQHGHPPATPTAAYDDSGDTFSSLPVFGYSASLLNTMVPEEPPAREGHRDTKCWSLGNTDSGSGGVGASVGAVERDGRSPSQHSVKCPAPQSSSGSGTNQLVSWNFNSVSAQPCNEAMPISAAAASASNDGGGVPLMMQHGSPRTRRSSEKSSGSSSSAPYAQDHIIAERKRREKINRRFIELSTVIPGLKKMDKATILSDATKYVKEIQEKLKAHEDSSGNGRSVESAVLVKKPRIAVPDDKDGRPPSNAASGPAMARNALPEIEARISDSNVMVRIHCDDAKGLLVRLLAEVEGLHLGIAHVNVMPFPASTLIVNIVAKASSLTFS, via the exons ATGGACTTGTCACTTGCGGATTGCCACACAGTTCTTCCAGTGTTG GCAGTAGCGGTATCTGGGAAAATGGAGGACTCGAGCATGTTCATGCAGTGGGCCATGAGCACGCTGCAGCACGGGCACCCGCCGGCAACGCCGACCGCCGCCTACGACGATAGCGGCGACACCTTCTCGTCACTCCCAGTGTTCGGATACTCGGCATCACTACTGAACACAATGGTCCCGGAGGAACCACCGGCGCGAGAAGGCCACCGGGACACCAAATGCTGGAGCTTGGGCAACACCGACAGCGGCAGTGGCGGCGTCGGCGCATCCGTCGGGGCCGTGGAGCGCGATGGCAGGTCGCCATCGCAACACTCGGTCAAGTGTCCCGCGCCCCAGAGCAGCAGCGGTAGCGGCACAAACCAGCTTGTGAGCTGGAATTTCAACTCGGTGTCGGCGCAGCCATGCAACGAAGCCATGCCGATCTCTGCCGCCGCCGCAAGTGCATCGAACGACGGTGGCGGCGTGCCGCTGATGATGCAGCACGGGTCACCGCGGACAAGGAGATCCTCTGAGAAAAGCTCGGGGTCCTCGTCGTCGGCGCCGTACGCCCAGGACCACATCATCGCGGAGCGGAAGCGGCGGGAGAAGATCAACCGGCGCTTCATCGAGCTCTCCACCGTCATCCCCGGCCTCAAGAAG ATGGACAAGGCGACGATCCTCTCCGACGCGACGAAGTACGTGAAGGAGATCCAAGAAAAGCTCAAGGCACACGAAGACAGCAGCGGCAATGGCCGGAGCGTCGAGTCGGCAGTGCTCGTTAAGAAGCCGCGTATCGCGGTGCCGGACGACAAGGACGGTCGACCACCTTCGAACGCGGCATCTGGGCCCGCGATGGCCAGGAACGCGCTGCCGGAGATCGAGGCGAGGATCTCGGACAGCAACGTGATGGTGAGGATCCACTGCGACGACGCCAAGGGATTGCTCGTCAGGTTGCTCGCTGAGGTCGAGGGGCTCCACCTCGGCATCGCGCATGTCAATGTCATGCCGTTCCCCGCTAGCACTCTGATCGTAAACATCGTGGCAAAGGCAAGTTCGCTAACATTTTCTTAG
- the LOC133914210 gene encoding transcription factor bHLH18-like isoform X2 has product MEDSSMFMQWAMSTLQHGHPPATPTAAYDDSGDTFSSLPVFGYSASLLNTMVPEEPPAREGHRDTKCWSLGNTDSGSGGVGASVGAVERDGRSPSQHSVKCPAPQSSSGSGTNQLVSWNFNSVSAQPCNEAMPISAAAASASNDGGGVPLMMQHGSPRTRRSSEKSSGSSSSAPYAQDHIIAERKRREKINRRFIELSTVIPGLKKMDKATILSDATKYVKEIQEKLKAHEDSSGNGRSVESAVLVKKPRIAVPDDKDGRPPSNAASGPAMARNALPEIEARISDSNVMVRIHCDDAKGLLVRLLAEVEGLHLGIAHVNVMPFPASTLIVNIVAKASSLTFS; this is encoded by the exons ATGGAGGACTCGAGCATGTTCATGCAGTGGGCCATGAGCACGCTGCAGCACGGGCACCCGCCGGCAACGCCGACCGCCGCCTACGACGATAGCGGCGACACCTTCTCGTCACTCCCAGTGTTCGGATACTCGGCATCACTACTGAACACAATGGTCCCGGAGGAACCACCGGCGCGAGAAGGCCACCGGGACACCAAATGCTGGAGCTTGGGCAACACCGACAGCGGCAGTGGCGGCGTCGGCGCATCCGTCGGGGCCGTGGAGCGCGATGGCAGGTCGCCATCGCAACACTCGGTCAAGTGTCCCGCGCCCCAGAGCAGCAGCGGTAGCGGCACAAACCAGCTTGTGAGCTGGAATTTCAACTCGGTGTCGGCGCAGCCATGCAACGAAGCCATGCCGATCTCTGCCGCCGCCGCAAGTGCATCGAACGACGGTGGCGGCGTGCCGCTGATGATGCAGCACGGGTCACCGCGGACAAGGAGATCCTCTGAGAAAAGCTCGGGGTCCTCGTCGTCGGCGCCGTACGCCCAGGACCACATCATCGCGGAGCGGAAGCGGCGGGAGAAGATCAACCGGCGCTTCATCGAGCTCTCCACCGTCATCCCCGGCCTCAAGAAG ATGGACAAGGCGACGATCCTCTCCGACGCGACGAAGTACGTGAAGGAGATCCAAGAAAAGCTCAAGGCACACGAAGACAGCAGCGGCAATGGCCGGAGCGTCGAGTCGGCAGTGCTCGTTAAGAAGCCGCGTATCGCGGTGCCGGACGACAAGGACGGTCGACCACCTTCGAACGCGGCATCTGGGCCCGCGATGGCCAGGAACGCGCTGCCGGAGATCGAGGCGAGGATCTCGGACAGCAACGTGATGGTGAGGATCCACTGCGACGACGCCAAGGGATTGCTCGTCAGGTTGCTCGCTGAGGTCGAGGGGCTCCACCTCGGCATCGCGCATGTCAATGTCATGCCGTTCCCCGCTAGCACTCTGATCGTAAACATCGTGGCAAAGGCAAGTTCGCTAACATTTTCTTAG